A window of Mytilus edulis chromosome 10, xbMytEdul2.2, whole genome shotgun sequence contains these coding sequences:
- the LOC139493478 gene encoding translocation protein SEC63 homolog: protein MAMEFEYDEEGGTFFYFLLSFWGLVIIPATYYFWPRTKTDAGPDLKKRECNCEPCQLKRQRLNVQGKWKHTTEKGVKIALVIGWIIFLLLAYKVSKIQMEYVEYDPYMELDVDRGASQKEIKKAYRKLSLIFHPDKETGDHKKFMKIAKAYAALTDEETMKNWEEYGNPDGPGVTKFGIALPKWIIEKENSIWVLAVYGLLFMVLLPVVVGAWWYRSIKFSKDQVLLDTTRLYYYFFQKIPNMMLKKVVMVLAGSFEFDKFHNQEIVERPSDNEEVPQLIKMLPNLEEKHKEKPLCYPYSVKARALLHAHFNRLELSQNTLEIDKMYVLKKTPFLVNEMVTIVAQLVSGAARNAVQYMPRLETVENCMKVSQMIIQGLDQKSSPLLQLPHIKPEMLKHFSTKKRHITRIKDFIGMKDSERKSLCRQLSPDEYRDVMSVCATMPYIVMTIRSEVLDDEDSTITAGSIVTVTVTLTRQDLEVLFEQEQEDNAPEIENIEETEETEANNDDNTQKKVVQKAWEKPKKGKKKAAKPKKKAKQAFNWKAASTSAAGAASDKTEEKSEEKEEKGDTDDEGKAVVATNPDNDESEVESEQEEHDSEAENSASSSALSKRRSSGSGFETKKDKDKDDEHALDDEEQWKIYQEEAKKEFSIETKAKESPAVHCPYFPEAKQEGWWLYVSDKKQHMLITAPVQILTLKEKEEITLKFLAPGKPGAYTYTVNLKSDSFFDFDQAQNIKLDVKDAKIIEDHPQWDISEDEDAEKDDDSDSDYSTEGDDSD, encoded by the exons AACATACTACAGAAAAGGGAGT gAAAATAGCATTGGTGATAGGATGGATAATATTTCTGTTATTGGCTTACAAAGTATCAAAGATACAGATGGAATATGTAGAATATGATCCCTATATGGAACTAGATGTTGATAGG GGAGCAAGTCAGAAAGAAATTAAGAAAGCCTACAGAAAGCTTAGTTTAATTTTCCATCCTGACAAGGAAACCGGAGACCATAAGAAGTTTATGAAAATAGCCAAGGCCTATGCTGC TCTTACAGATGAGGAAACAATGAAGAATTGGGAGGAATATGGAAACCCTGATGGACCAGGAG tTACAAAGTTTGGCATTGCTTTACCAAAATGGATTATAGAAAAGGAGAATTCAATATGG GTACTGGCAGTGTATGGATTACTGTTCATGGTACTTCTACCAGTTGTTGTG GGAGCATGGTGGTACAGATCTATTAAGTTTAGTAAAGATCAGGTCCTACTTGACACAACACGATTATATTACTACTTCTTCCAGAAAATTCCTAACATGATGTTAAAGA AAGTTGTAATGGTTTTAGCTGGATCATTTGAGTTTGACAAATTTCACAACCAAGAGATAGTTGAGAGACCTAGTGACAATGAAGAAGTGCCACAG cTGATAAAAATGTTACCCAATTTGGAAGAGAAACACAAAGAGAAGCCCTTATGTTACCCATACAGTGTAAAAGCCAGGGCTTTACTTCATGCACACTTTAACAGATTAGAGTTATCACAAAATACACTAGAAATAG ATAAGATGTACGTCCTGAAGAAGACTCCATTTCTGGTCAATGAGATGGTGACCATTGTAGCACAGTTAGTTTCAGGAGCTGCTAGGAATG ctGTACAATATATGCCAAGACTAGAGACCGTTGAGAATTGTATGAAGGTATCACAGATGATTATACAGGGCCTGGACCAGAAATCTAGTCCACTGTTACAGCTACCACACATCAAACCAGAAATGTTAAAACATTTCAGTACCAAAAAG AGACACATCACACGAATTAAAGATTTTATAGGAATGAAGGACAGTGAAAGGAAATCTTTGTGTAGACAGTTGTCACCTGATGAGTACCGTGATGTGATGAGTGTTTGTGCCACCATGCCATATATTGTCATGACTATAAGGTCTGAAG TTTTGGATGATGAAGATTCCACGATTACAGCTGGTTCTATAGTGACGGTCACTGTCACTCTTACTAGACAAGATTTAGAGGTTCTGTTTGAACAAGAACAAGAAGACAATGCTCCAGAAATAGAGAATATAGAAGAAACAGAAGAAACTGAGGCTAAT AATGATGACAATACACAAAAGAAAGTAGTACAGAAAGCTTGGGAAAAACCAAAGAAAGGAAAGAAAAAGGCAGCAAAACCAAAAAAGAAAGCAAAACAAGCATTTAACTGGAAAGCAGCATCAACATCTGCCGCTGGTGCTGCAAGTGACAAAACAGAAGAAAAATCTGAGGAGAAGGAGGAAAAAGGGGATACTGACGACGAAGGAAAG GCAGTTGTAGCTACAAATCCCGATAATGATGAATCTGAAGTAGAATCTGAACAAGAGGAACATGATTCTGAGGCAGAGAACTCTGCAAGTAGTTCAGCTCTGTCAAAAAGACGATCCTCTGGGTCAGGATTTGAAACGAAAAAAGACAAAGATAAAGATGATGAACACGCCTTAGATGATGAAGAACAATGGAAAATATATCAAGAAGAAGCAAAAAAAGAATTCTCAATAGAAACTAAAGCAAAGGAAAGTCCTGCTGTACATTGTCCATATTTCCCAGAG GCTAAACAAGAAGGATGGTGGTTATATGTTTCTGATAAGAAACAACATATGTTAATTACAGCACCTGTACAGATATTAACACTGAAAGAAAAGGAAGAG ATTACCTTGAAATTTTTAGCCCCAGGTAAACCAGGTGCTTATACATATACTGTCAACCTGAAATCTGATTCCTTCTTTGATTTTGACCAGGCACAAAATATTAAG cttGATGTTAAGGATGCTAAGATTATAGAAGATCATCCACAATGGGATATATCTGAAGATGAAGACGCAGAAAAAGATGACGATAGTGATTCAGATTACTCAACGGAAGGGGATGACTCGGATTGA